The Prodigiosinella aquatilis region AAACCAGCGCTGAACAGCATCATACCGATCAAAATGATCGCTAATGATGAAAAAATCGTCAAAATTAAACCAGACATCATCAGTAATACTGCCGCGATTAATACGGGTCCACGGCCAAATCGGACGCTCATGGCTCCCGCACGAGGTGAACTGTAGGTGCCGGTGAGATAGACCACTGACAGTAAACCAACGACAGCCTGGCTCAGGTTGTACGGGGCGGAAAGCAAGCGATAACCGATATAATTGAAAAGCGTGACAAAGGTGCCCATCAGTAGGAACCCTTCAACAAACAGCAGCGGTAGACCGTCATCCCGCCAGTGCAGTTTTAAATTAACCAGTAAGAATTTGGGTCGTAATGATCCGGCTCTAAAATGGCGGGATTCCGGCAGAATGCGCCAAAAGGTCAACGCTGCCAGTAATGCCAATACTCCGATAGCACCTACAGCTACTCGCCATGAGAAAAAATCGGTCAATACACCGGTAATCAGACGACCGCTCATTCCCCCAATAGAGTTACCACTAATATATAGCCCCATGGAAAAAGCCAATACGCTGGGATGTATTTCTTCACTAAGGTAACTCATGGCAACGGCGGCAACGCCGCTCAGCGATAATCCAAGCATGGCACGCATAATTAATACGGCATGCCAACTGGTCATAAAGGTACTAATCAGGGTACAGATTGATGCCAGCAGTAGAGAAACCACCATTACATTTTTACGTCCTACCGTATCCGATATCGGACCGGTAAACAGTAAACCGACCGCCAACATAATGGTAGATATAGATAATGACAGACTGCTGGTTGCCGGCGATATACCAAAATCGGCCGAAAGCACAGGCAGAATGGGTTGTACACAATACAGCAACGCGAATGTCGCCAGACCAGCGGAAAACAATGCCAGTGTGACTCGCATAAAAGCGGGAGTACCTCGTTTGATAAAAGGGGTTTTAGCTTTGTGATCGAACGTGTGTTTCTCACGATAATCCTGAATGTCATCAATGACGGAAACCGACATTCCCTGGGAAGACAGCGGGGTACTCAAAATAAATCCTTATCCAAGCTGGTACAGCAATAATCAATTAGTGATGGGGATCATAGGATTAGTAGATTGTTTTGTATAATATATTAATCATAATAAATGATATGTTTAAAATATGAATATTGAACTACGACATCTTCGCTACTTCATCGCGGTCGCTGAGGAACTACATTTTGGACGCGCAGCTGAAAAACTGCGGATCTCCCAACCACCGTTGAGTCAGCAAATACAATTACTGGAAGCGCAGATTGGCGCCAGGCTATTAGAGCGCAACAATCGAACTGTACGTTTGACGCCAGCCGGCACTCAGTTTCTAAAAGAAGCCTGGGCGATCATCAATCAGGTCAATCAGGCCGCAGAGCGGGCTGCCCGTATCCAGCGGGGAGAGATCGGTGAACTGAATATTGGTTTTACTTCGTCAGCCCCATTTATCAAGGCCGTGTCACAAAGTTTGCTGCACTTCCGTCAATCCTACCCGGAAGTGCATATCCAAATGCAGGAAACCAATACCAAGCAGCAAATTGAACCCTTACTCAGCGGCAAACTTGATCTGGGGGTAATGCGTAACAATCCTTTGCCGGATGCACTGCGCCATCAATTGTTACTGCATGAAGCGATGGTTGCGGTGGTTCATGAGGAACACCCGCTCGCGTCGACATCGGGTAAAACCATTAGCATTCAGCAGTTGGCAAACGAACCTTTTGTTTTTTTTGCCCGTGAAGTCGGCACTGCGCTTTACGATGAGATGCTGACCTTGCTGAAAAACTATGGCATCACACCGTATATTACGCAGGAAGTCGGTGAAGCAATGACCATTGTTGGACTGGTGTCATCAGGATTGGGCGTTTCTCTTCTTCCCGCATCATTTATGCGTATCCGCGTGGATGGAGTGAAATATCTGTCGCTGTCTGAACAGGATGCTATCAGTGAAGTGTGGTTGGTTACTCATCGAAATCGGCCAATCAATACAGCCGCCCAGACACTTATTTCACTTATGCTGCGTCAATAATGTCGTAAATGTGTGCAGCGAATCACATAACGAATCAAATATTTGACGGCTTTTCATAAAAACTACACCATAGCGACAGTTTTTTTATTTTGCAGTGTAAAAAATACCAACAATGCGTTAAAAACCAGGAGTCAGGTCAGAGTGATAGCCAGCGGTCAGCCCGGACATATTGATCAAATCAAGCAGATGAATGCGGGAACGGTTTATAGATTGATTGATCAATATGGACCCGTGTCACGCATAGAATTATCCAAAAAGGCTCAGCT contains the following coding sequences:
- a CDS encoding MFS transporter, encoding MSVSVIDDIQDYREKHTFDHKAKTPFIKRGTPAFMRVTLALFSAGLATFALLYCVQPILPVLSADFGISPATSSLSLSISTIMLAVGLLFTGPISDTVGRKNVMVVSLLLASICTLISTFMTSWHAVLIMRAMLGLSLSGVAAVAMSYLSEEIHPSVLAFSMGLYISGNSIGGMSGRLITGVLTDFFSWRVAVGAIGVLALLAALTFWRILPESRHFRAGSLRPKFLLVNLKLHWRDDGLPLLFVEGFLLMGTFVTLFNYIGYRLLSAPYNLSQAVVGLLSVVYLTGTYSSPRAGAMSVRFGRGPVLIAAVLLMMSGLILTIFSSLAIILIGMMLFSAGFFSAHSVASSWIGIRARRGKGQASSMYLFFYYLGSSLAGTTGGIFWYAYGWTGVTLFLIVLLFIALFISYRLKLLPRLS
- a CDS encoding LysR family transcriptional regulator, which encodes MNIELRHLRYFIAVAEELHFGRAAEKLRISQPPLSQQIQLLEAQIGARLLERNNRTVRLTPAGTQFLKEAWAIINQVNQAAERAARIQRGEIGELNIGFTSSAPFIKAVSQSLLHFRQSYPEVHIQMQETNTKQQIEPLLSGKLDLGVMRNNPLPDALRHQLLLHEAMVAVVHEEHPLASTSGKTISIQQLANEPFVFFAREVGTALYDEMLTLLKNYGITPYITQEVGEAMTIVGLVSSGLGVSLLPASFMRIRVDGVKYLSLSEQDAISEVWLVTHRNRPINTAAQTLISLMLRQ